In Amia ocellicauda isolate fAmiCal2 chromosome 7, fAmiCal2.hap1, whole genome shotgun sequence, one genomic interval encodes:
- the LOC136753581 gene encoding trypsin-3 has translation MHVEPYFIFCLHLAAISAVPQQDMDDYNADLESDSYEDYEDAEGSRIVGGVRISNVPYQASIMSKTFHYCGGALISPSWVLSAAHCYIRPSEMVVDLGSSAVWIQGQKTQRIRADKICLPPFYNRSEMIHHDIMLIKLFRPAVLGSTIQVVELPGPHDSVATGQRCLISGFGKTSDEGRMLGLLRAANVTVMSTDLCNQSYEGLVTANMMCAGDRLGRKDACYGDSGGPLICDRKLFGVISWGRRCGSTTYPGVYTYVIKYLDWIHQCITSDCVCR, from the exons ATGCATGTTGAGCCTTATTTCATTTTCTGTCTGCATTTGGCGGCCATAA GCGCAGTTCCACAGCAGGACATGGATGACTACAATGCGGATTTGGAAAGTGACTCCTATGAGGATTATGAGGACGCTGAAGGAAGTCGGATCGTTGGGGGGGTGCGGATCAGCAACGTACCATATCAAGCCTCcatcatgagcaaaactttccaTTACTGTGGTGGGGCCCTGATCAGCCCCTCTTGGGTTCTCTCTGCCGCCCATTGCTATATACG ACCTTCGGAGATGGTTGTGGACCTTGGAAGTTCAGCAGTCTGGATTCAAGGACAGAAGACCCAGCGAATAAGAGCCGATAAGATCTGTTTGCCCCCCTTTTACAACAGGAGTGAAATGATCCATCATGACATCATGCTCATCAAG CTCTTCAGGCCGGCGGTGTTGGGGAGCACCATCCAGGTGGTTGAGCTCCCAGGGCCCCACGACAGCGTTGCCACGGGTCAGAGGTGCCTCATCTCGGGCTTTGGGAAGACCAGCGATGAGGGGAGAATGCTAGGCTTACTGCGGGCTGCCAACGTTACTGTAATGTCCACTGATCTCTGCAACCAGTCTTATGAGGGATTGGTCACCGCGAACATGATGTGCGCAGGAGACCGACTTGGCCGCAAAGACGCCTGCTAT GGGGATTCTGGTGGACCTCTCATCTGTGACCGCAAGCTCTTTGGGGTGATTTCCTGGGGAAGAAGGTGTGGGAGTACGACTTATCCTGGAGTCTACACCTATGTCATTAAGTACCTGGACTGGATACACCAGTGCATCACTTCAGACTGTGTGTGTAGATGA